The genomic stretch TCTGACCTCTCTCCCTCAGACCAGAGGCTGTGGTCATCTCGGGCAGGAAGTTGGCCCGTCAGATCCGCGAAGAGGCCCGTGCCGACGTAGAAGAGTGGGTTGCTGCTGGAAACCGACGACCTCATCTTAGCGTGGTTCTGCTGGGCGACGATCCGGCCAGTCATTCGTATGTACTGAACAAGACCCGAGCCGCTGCTGATGTTGGTAAGAGCCGCTGCTATAATATTTATAACCATTTTTTTTGCACCAGTAATATTGGCTGTCCAGACTTGTCATCATACAATTATTGCTATGGCAGTTCACACATGCTGTTTTTTTCAgcatcattactattattaattactacgttttgtatatgtgtgtttcctATCTACGTAGGTATCACTAGTGAAACCATACTGAAGTCCTCTTCTACCTCCGAAGAAGACCTGCTGGAGCTGATTGACAAGCTTAACTCTGACCCGAGAGTGGACGGCCTCCTGGTACAATTGCCTCTGCCTGGTAGGATCGTCATTTTCTTGTGACAGGTTATAATAACAAGAGTATCACTGTATCGTCACAGCTTTTCAAAAGTCACTGAacgagtctgtctgtttttgcAGAGCACATTGACGAGCGGCGTATATGTAATGCGGTCTGCCCAGGTAAAGACGTCGATGGCTTCCATGTGGTCAACGTGGGGCGTATGTGCTTGGACCAGATGTCTATGCTTCCCGCTACACCGTGGGGAGTGTGGGAAATAATTAAACGCACAGGTACTGGACGTCATGTTTGAGTCTTGCAGTGGTATGATAGTTTATACAGTAGGGGTCAGTAGTCTGAGAGATTTTGGTATGTCTCTCTTTTGCTGTGATGACGGTAAACACTCAAGCTGGTATGGACCACACACGTTTGTGAGCATCTTGTGATGTCACTGAATTCTTGGCTTTCTCTGCCCTGAAGTGCCCTCATAAATGCTTGATGGGGTTTAGGTCATGTGACTGTAGAGGAAAGTCACTTAGCACTCCTTGATCTTTGGTCTTTAAATAGATGATGCAAAGCTTTGAGCTGTGTTTTGGGTCACAAATGGCTGGTACTTCTCCTTTGTCAGGTTGTAGTTGAGTCTGCAGATGCCTGAGTCAAGTAGGCAAAACAGCCCAGACTTAAATCTTACCACCACCATAACTGACTGTTGTTTTGATAACCTGTGGCACCAGTCTGTCTCATTTTCTCCTCCATAATCCTATTTGTTGTGTCTATAAATCTCAGACTTGGATCTGTTAGTAAATATGACCTTTCTCTAGTTGAACGTTTGTATGAAATAGCCTTGATTTTGATTTGGATACAAAGTGGCTTACCTACcactttaaaatgtacattttcatgttttcttATGTCATAAAAATCAGGTTGTGATGAGAAATAATGTTTTGCTGTTGCTTTGTCCTGTTCTATTGTATATAGGTTATGCTTTGTGCTTTATgtacaaataaatctgtaagGAGTTTGACTACTTATtgtgttaataaaagtgttatttTATGATTTTGATATCATTTTCTCTTTTCCCCTTTTAAAGGCATTCCCACTCTGGGTAAAAATGTTGTGGTAGCCGGTCGCTCGAAGAATGTGGGGATGCCCATCGCCATGCTACTACACACGGATGGGAGGCATGAAAGGCCGGGAGGTAAG from Trichomycterus rosablanca isolate fTriRos1 chromosome 21, fTriRos1.hap1, whole genome shotgun sequence encodes the following:
- the mthfd2 gene encoding bifunctional methylenetetrahydrofolate dehydrogenase/cyclohydrolase, mitochondrial; protein product: MASFRILRKLSAHAQQHACSLHLSVTRPEAVVISGRKLARQIREEARADVEEWVAAGNRRPHLSVVLLGDDPASHSYVLNKTRAAADVGITSETILKSSSTSEEDLLELIDKLNSDPRVDGLLVQLPLPEHIDERRICNAVCPGKDVDGFHVVNVGRMCLDQMSMLPATPWGVWEIIKRTGIPTLGKNVVVAGRSKNVGMPIAMLLHTDGRHERPGGDATVTISHRYTPKEQLQQHTKIADIIVAAAGIPNLITADMIKEGAAVIDVGINRIHDPLTGKERLVGDVDFEGVRKKAGYITPVPGGVGPMTVAMLMKNTIKAAKNLLLNPVERVRLAVSS